In Armatimonadota bacterium, a single genomic region encodes these proteins:
- a CDS encoding sugar phosphate isomerase/epimerase, which produces MGEIKIVAQLYTLRDECAKDYAGTMRAVAAIGYKYVQVSGFHGLEPQQIRETIDDAGMRCVSTHESYDAVTKDLDAVIARNRILGAETIICPWVPGTREETADAATWQALAAVLNTVGRAVRKAGLTFGYHNHDHEFRIFNGRYGMDILMEGADPENVALELDAGWAWFAGVDPAAYLRKYPGRAPIIHAKDHDTADKTKNRPVGDGALNWPPFWDACRAVGTSYAAVEEDTCILPPIESMARSFNNMVAMGLSAE; this is translated from the coding sequence ATGGGTGAGATCAAGATCGTCGCGCAGCTTTACACGCTGCGCGACGAGTGCGCGAAGGATTACGCCGGCACGATGCGCGCGGTCGCTGCGATCGGCTACAAGTACGTCCAAGTCTCCGGTTTCCACGGCCTGGAGCCCCAGCAGATCCGCGAGACCATCGACGACGCCGGGATGCGATGCGTCAGCACCCACGAGTCCTATGACGCGGTGACTAAGGACCTGGACGCCGTGATCGCGCGCAACCGCATCCTCGGCGCGGAAACCATCATCTGCCCGTGGGTTCCGGGAACGCGGGAGGAAACCGCCGACGCCGCTACCTGGCAGGCTCTCGCGGCCGTACTCAACACGGTCGGCCGCGCGGTGCGGAAGGCCGGCCTCACATTCGGCTATCACAACCACGATCACGAATTCCGGATCTTCAACGGCAGGTATGGGATGGATATCCTGATGGAAGGCGCCGATCCGGAAAACGTGGCGCTGGAACTGGACGCAGGCTGGGCGTGGTTCGCCGGAGTGGACCCCGCCGCATACCTGCGCAAATACCCGGGACGCGCGCCGATCATCCACGCAAAAGACCACGATACGGCGGACAAAACGAAGAATCGCCCGGTGGGTGACGGCGCGCTGAACTGGCCGCCGTTCTGGGACGCGTGCCGCGCCGTAGGGACCAGCTACGCCGCGGTTGAAGAGGATACCTGCATCCTCCCTCCCATCGAAAGCATGGCACGAAGCTTCAACAACATGGTCGCCATGGGCCTGAGCGCGGAATAG
- a CDS encoding sugar phosphate isomerase/epimerase, with protein MSEIKIGLQMYTVRDECAQDFPGTLRKVAEIGYKYVELAGTYGLSPEALKDVLDDCGLAAISTHEGLDPLRDDMLAVLARCKTLGIEYIVCPYAQGTNGSDPAVWDGLAKDFNAIGKSCSDAGFTFGYHNHAHEYVMVNGMYGLDYLMEKTDPNLVKMEVDAGWTWFAGVDPAEYIRKHGSRVALIHAKDHDAANKDLNRPVGDGALNWKAIFDACHEVGTKVAIVEEDRTIAPALESVARSFANLKAMGLA; from the coding sequence ATGTCCGAAATCAAGATCGGTTTACAGATGTACACCGTGCGCGACGAATGCGCACAGGATTTCCCCGGCACGCTCCGCAAGGTCGCGGAAATCGGCTACAAGTACGTTGAACTGGCCGGCACATACGGCCTGTCACCGGAGGCCCTGAAGGACGTCCTTGACGACTGCGGCCTCGCGGCGATCAGTACGCACGAGGGGCTGGATCCATTGAGGGACGACATGCTGGCTGTCCTCGCCCGCTGCAAGACGCTGGGCATCGAGTATATCGTTTGCCCCTACGCTCAAGGCACGAATGGCAGCGATCCCGCGGTGTGGGATGGCCTGGCCAAGGATTTCAACGCCATCGGCAAGTCGTGCTCCGACGCCGGCTTCACGTTCGGTTATCACAACCACGCACACGAGTACGTAATGGTGAACGGCATGTACGGGCTCGACTACCTGATGGAGAAGACTGACCCGAACCTGGTCAAGATGGAAGTCGACGCCGGATGGACGTGGTTCGCCGGCGTTGACCCGGCCGAGTACATTCGAAAGCACGGTTCGCGCGTCGCCCTCATCCACGCCAAGGACCACGATGCAGCGAACAAGGACCTCAATCGGCCCGTGGGTGATGGCGCCCTGAATTGGAAGGCCATCTTCGACGCGTGCCACGAGGTCGGCACTAAAGTCGCTATTGTCGAGGAAGACCGGACCATCGCCCCGGCCCTCGAGAGCGTCGCCAGGAGCTTCGCCAACCTCAAGGCGATGGGCCTTGCGTAA
- a CDS encoding ribonuclease H-like domain-containing protein yields the protein MKPESVPSFIVHRSSFIAHRFQMLTSTFIHAPGVGLTTERKLWDAGIRDWDAFLDSPDELPLGPGKREIITPVIEESRIRLAEHDHRWFARALPASEHWRAAGEFSDKLAFLDIETTGSGTHAHPTVVGIYDFAEGEYRHWVYGENLAEFTDFIDEFETIVTFFGTGFDLPFLQRWDQRIHWHQLHVDLCPLLRRLGYKGGLKRVEKQLGIERPYGIDGMDGMDAVRLWWQFKRGDEMALDQLIAYNREDVVNMVSLLQTASQKMMAASGFTALP from the coding sequence ATGAAGCCGGAGTCGGTTCCGTCGTTCATCGTTCATCGCTCATCGTTCATCGCTCATCGTTTCCAAATGCTCACTTCCACCTTTATCCATGCCCCCGGCGTCGGCCTCACGACGGAACGCAAGCTGTGGGACGCCGGCATCCGCGACTGGGACGCCTTCCTGGACTCCCCGGACGAACTACCCCTCGGTCCGGGCAAACGCGAGATCATCACGCCGGTGATCGAGGAATCGCGCATCCGCCTCGCCGAGCACGACCACCGCTGGTTTGCGCGCGCCCTGCCCGCAAGCGAGCACTGGCGCGCCGCCGGCGAGTTCTCGGACAAACTGGCCTTCCTGGACATCGAAACCACCGGTAGCGGCACCCATGCCCACCCAACGGTCGTCGGCATCTACGATTTCGCCGAAGGGGAGTACCGGCACTGGGTATATGGCGAGAACCTGGCGGAGTTCACCGATTTCATCGATGAATTCGAGACCATCGTCACCTTCTTCGGCACCGGCTTTGACCTGCCGTTCCTCCAGCGCTGGGACCAGCGGATCCACTGGCACCAGCTTCACGTGGACCTTTGTCCGCTCCTGCGCCGCCTCGGGTACAAGGGCGGCCTCAAGCGCGTGGAAAAGCAGTTGGGTATCGAGCGGCCGTACGGCATTGACGGGATGGACGGCATGGACGCCGTTCGTCTCTGGTGGCAATTCAAGCGCGGCGACGAAATGGCCCTCGACCAGTTGATCGCCTACAACCGCGAGGACGTGGTGAACATGGTCAGTCTGCTCCAAACCGCCAGCCAGAAGATGATGGCGGCCAGCGGATTCACAGCCCTACCGTAG
- a CDS encoding peptidase S10, with product MVIAPAILMGLFLAQAPDAPPPGHAPVAPPPAVSGQGGRPAPRQAPPPPAGKPDERPTDPAETETPVVTHHQITVAGKALKYTATAGMMPLKGATGEVEARIFYIAYTVDTPAGSPKRPLLFAFNGGPGSASVWLHLGTIGPRRVKMMDDGHMPPPPFELVDNQSTWLRNADLVFIDPVGTGYSHADKPENNRNYWGVRQDLRSVGDFIRLYITRNDRWSSPLFVAGESYGTFRAAGLAGDLIDNGIALNGVVLISTVLNLSAAGGGSGGNDLTYPQFLPTFTAAAWYHKRLPADLEARDLKSVVTEVRQWANTDYLLALNTGDALPQSDRRAVIDRMARYTGLDKTFIDNVNLRVGAERFYKELLRDRHRTIGRYDARMTGIDPDNAAEYPDYDPSEAVARPPFTMTFNEYVRTELGFKTDREYEVLTGIGPWDWGQRGPGSANMAEALRAALAKNPYLKVYVAEGYYDMATPWASVEYTFSHMNLDPSMKGSIVSGQYAAGHMMYLDAVEREKLNGDVGAFIDGAVKAKPAR from the coding sequence ATGGTGATCGCACCCGCGATATTGATGGGGTTGTTTCTTGCGCAGGCTCCCGATGCCCCGCCACCGGGGCACGCTCCGGTGGCGCCGCCTCCCGCTGTGAGCGGACAGGGGGGCAGGCCAGCGCCCCGGCAGGCCCCGCCCCCGCCCGCCGGCAAACCCGATGAAAGGCCAACCGATCCCGCGGAAACGGAGACTCCGGTCGTTACGCATCACCAGATTACAGTTGCCGGAAAGGCGCTCAAATATACGGCGACGGCGGGGATGATGCCTCTCAAGGGCGCAACCGGCGAAGTGGAAGCGCGGATTTTCTACATTGCCTACACGGTTGATACACCGGCCGGGTCCCCGAAACGCCCTCTGCTGTTCGCATTTAACGGCGGCCCCGGATCGGCGTCGGTCTGGCTGCACCTCGGCACGATCGGCCCGCGCCGCGTGAAGATGATGGATGACGGGCATATGCCGCCCCCGCCTTTCGAGTTGGTGGACAACCAGTCGACGTGGCTGCGAAACGCGGACCTCGTTTTCATCGATCCGGTGGGCACGGGTTACAGTCACGCAGACAAACCCGAGAATAACCGCAATTACTGGGGCGTGCGCCAGGACCTACGTTCGGTGGGCGATTTCATCCGCCTATACATCACGCGGAACGACCGTTGGTCATCCCCCCTCTTCGTCGCCGGTGAAAGCTATGGAACGTTCCGCGCGGCAGGGCTGGCGGGCGACCTGATCGACAACGGGATCGCATTGAACGGGGTCGTGCTCATATCGACGGTTCTGAACTTGAGCGCTGCCGGCGGTGGAAGCGGTGGAAACGACCTGACGTATCCGCAATTCCTCCCGACGTTTACGGCCGCCGCCTGGTACCACAAGCGGCTCCCGGCCGACCTGGAGGCGCGCGACCTGAAGTCGGTCGTCACCGAGGTCCGTCAGTGGGCGAACACGGACTACCTGCTGGCCCTGAACACAGGGGACGCACTGCCGCAGTCGGATCGTCGGGCCGTGATCGACAGGATGGCGCGGTATACCGGCCTGGACAAGACCTTTATCGACAACGTCAACCTGCGCGTCGGGGCGGAACGGTTCTATAAGGAGCTGCTGCGTGACAGGCACCGCACGATTGGCAGGTATGACGCCCGGATGACCGGCATCGACCCCGATAATGCCGCGGAATATCCGGATTACGACCCCAGCGAAGCCGTTGCCCGACCGCCGTTCACAATGACATTCAACGAGTACGTTCGCACGGAACTGGGCTTCAAGACCGACCGCGAGTATGAGGTGCTGACCGGTATCGGCCCGTGGGACTGGGGACAGAGAGGCCCCGGAAGCGCGAATATGGCTGAAGCCCTTCGTGCCGCACTTGCCAAGAACCCGTATCTGAAGGTCTACGTCGCCGAAGGTTACTACGATATGGCCACGCCATGGGCGTCCGTTGAATATACTTTCAGCCACATGAACCTGGACCCGTCGATGAAGGGCAGCATCGTGTCCGGCCAGTATGCGGCCGGGCATATGATGTACCTGGATGCCGTCGAGCGCGAGAAGCTGAACGGTGACGTTGGCGCGTTCATCGATGGCGCCGTGAAAGCGAAGCCCGCCCGGTGA
- a CDS encoding MlaD family protein: protein MAQTNAAAKVGAVVIGTAILLAAVLWFFLGRGIGGYPVDVSFKDAQGTKEGADVHLAGVKIGTVRKIDVDASGRRAVMHLNIFPDRRIPEGAIYTVTSGGLLGEMFVQISPDPKRDTGKFLPSKGGSVPIIVGTDLPTFDDLRLKANDFGEGANDIIKDLKRVTQHLATLSGDPNLQNSLKETAGNAREVSRQAVLAASRLNSVLDTEIPTLHKIMNDVESGTSSIGPITKNAELTTHNMAQMTANANRVVKNFDESITFLRATLKDTIDGAEIAPNAKIAMQNIAAASANFKAVSADAAKVMADLASTGQANSRVGEAIMSVQKVSEKASSLLDKINGVADKAGARHAPSLSIASQIDTVQTFGEGSRFRADWNLLIPRPNNTAYLLGLYDMGDGNKFNLQMVDGATQRMQIRYGIHASKLGAGADYLLKGAPAPAGEPMIRGNRRMTLDLYSPNNPHLDLMYQGQVTDSVGLGIGMQDLLHRGHPAIGLTYRK, encoded by the coding sequence ATGGCGCAGACAAACGCGGCGGCAAAGGTGGGCGCGGTGGTGATCGGAACGGCCATCCTTTTGGCGGCCGTTCTCTGGTTCTTCCTTGGCCGGGGCATAGGCGGCTATCCCGTGGACGTGTCCTTCAAAGACGCTCAGGGGACGAAGGAAGGGGCGGACGTGCACCTGGCCGGCGTAAAGATCGGGACGGTCCGGAAGATCGACGTGGATGCGTCAGGACGCCGGGCGGTGATGCACCTCAATATTTTCCCGGACCGCCGGATACCGGAGGGCGCCATCTACACGGTTACGTCCGGCGGGCTGCTCGGCGAAATGTTCGTTCAGATATCGCCGGACCCGAAGCGCGACACCGGCAAGTTCCTCCCAAGCAAAGGCGGGTCCGTGCCTATCATCGTGGGGACCGACCTGCCGACGTTTGATGACCTGCGCCTCAAAGCGAACGATTTCGGGGAAGGCGCCAACGACATCATCAAGGACCTGAAACGGGTGACTCAGCACCTTGCCACGCTTTCCGGGGACCCGAACCTGCAGAATTCGCTGAAGGAGACTGCGGGCAACGCCCGGGAAGTCTCGCGCCAGGCGGTCCTTGCCGCCTCGAGGCTGAACTCCGTGCTCGACACCGAAATCCCGACGCTTCACAAGATTATGAACGATGTAGAGTCCGGAACGTCCTCGATCGGCCCGATCACAAAGAACGCCGAACTGACCACGCACAACATGGCGCAGATGACGGCGAACGCAAACCGTGTGGTGAAGAATTTCGATGAAAGCATCACGTTTCTGCGGGCTACGCTCAAGGATACCATCGATGGGGCCGAAATCGCGCCGAACGCCAAGATAGCCATGCAGAACATCGCGGCGGCTTCCGCGAACTTCAAGGCAGTGTCGGCGGACGCGGCGAAGGTGATGGCCGACCTGGCGTCCACCGGGCAGGCCAACTCGCGGGTCGGCGAGGCGATCATGTCCGTGCAGAAGGTGTCTGAAAAGGCGAGCAGCCTGCTCGACAAGATCAACGGTGTAGCGGACAAGGCGGGCGCGCGTCACGCGCCGAGCCTGAGCATCGCATCGCAGATCGACACGGTCCAGACATTCGGTGAGGGGAGCCGGTTCCGCGCGGACTGGAACCTGTTGATCCCGCGGCCAAACAACACAGCCTACCTCCTGGGATTGTACGACATGGGTGACGGCAACAAATTCAACCTCCAGATGGTGGACGGTGCGACGCAACGCATGCAGATTCGCTATGGCATTCACGCCAGCAAACTCGGTGCCGGCGCGGATTATCTGCTGAAGGGCGCGCCGGCACCGGCCGGAGAGCCCATGATCCGCGGCAACCGCCGGATGACGCTGGATCTGTACAGTCCGAATAATCCCCATCTGGATCTGATGTATCAGGGACAGGTGACGGACAGCGTCGGGCTGGGGATCGGCATGCAGGATCTGCTGCACCGCGGCCATCCGGCGATCGGGCTGACATACCGGAAATAG
- a CDS encoding ATP-binding cassette domain-containing protein has protein sequence MISIRNLTYSVPGGLEVLKNVSLEIPSGTTMCVMGLSGTGKTSLLKCVSGLVEASGGEVWIGDKQIVGLPERDLNEVRLSIGYVFQYAALFDSMTVFDNVAFGPLRRGMKHGGELDDLVAAKLSLVGMDGTQRMMPSQLSGGMQKRVGLARALASDPTVLLYDEPTSGLDPVTAAVIDELIVEMRDRLKVTSLVVSHNVSSVFRIADIVTMLHDGEVIISGTPDEVRGSTDGRVRQFIEGSPHGPIEVV, from the coding sequence ATGATTTCAATTCGTAATCTGACATACTCGGTACCGGGCGGGCTCGAAGTCTTGAAGAACGTGTCGCTGGAAATCCCGTCCGGCACGACAATGTGCGTGATGGGGCTCTCGGGCACCGGCAAGACGTCGCTGCTGAAATGCGTTTCCGGGTTGGTTGAAGCATCCGGCGGAGAGGTCTGGATCGGCGACAAGCAAATCGTGGGGCTCCCGGAACGGGATTTGAACGAGGTTCGGCTTTCGATAGGCTATGTCTTCCAGTATGCGGCGTTATTTGACTCCATGACGGTGTTCGATAACGTGGCGTTCGGCCCTTTGCGGCGCGGCATGAAACATGGCGGGGAGCTGGACGACCTCGTGGCGGCGAAACTGAGTCTCGTCGGGATGGACGGGACGCAGAGGATGATGCCCTCGCAGTTGTCCGGTGGCATGCAGAAGCGCGTAGGCCTGGCGCGCGCCCTGGCGTCCGACCCGACCGTGCTGCTGTATGACGAACCCACCAGCGGGCTGGACCCCGTAACAGCGGCGGTCATCGATGAGCTGATCGTGGAGATGCGCGATCGGTTGAAAGTAACGTCGCTGGTTGTGTCACACAACGTATCCAGCGTGTTTCGGATTGCGGACATAGTGACGATGCTGCACGACGGAGAAGTTATCATAAGCGGAACGCCCGATGAAGTGCGAGGCAGCACGGACGGGCGGGTGCGGCAATTCATCGAGGGCAGCCCGCACGGGCCGATCGAAGTGGTGTAG
- a CDS encoding ABC transporter permease — MRKIIRYFYRPALRTFDTADNVVVRTLGYIGEVSILFWQALRYVLSPGDAFPAMANVGMNSMPISLITIAFSGMVLSLYTASQMAKLGLGTYVGGLVGITMARELAPVLAAVVVAARVGSSIAAELGTMKVTEQIDALRSLATNPVQYLVAPRFIACVTMLPVLALFGIVVGTLGGFIVAQTEGIGRQEYFDSVLQYVSVSDVVIGVLKTTVFGAIIAIVSCHQGLTTSGGASGVGRATTRSVVLCIVLIYAADFAIVRLLVGTIQ, encoded by the coding sequence ATGCGAAAGATCATCCGATATTTCTATCGCCCGGCGTTGAGGACATTCGACACCGCGGATAATGTGGTGGTACGGACTCTCGGCTACATTGGAGAGGTCTCCATCCTGTTCTGGCAGGCGCTTCGGTACGTTCTATCGCCGGGCGATGCCTTTCCTGCCATGGCGAATGTCGGCATGAACAGCATGCCCATTTCGCTGATCACGATCGCATTCAGCGGCATGGTGCTTTCGCTGTACACTGCCAGCCAGATGGCAAAACTGGGCCTGGGGACATATGTCGGCGGCCTCGTGGGGATCACGATGGCGCGCGAACTGGCCCCGGTCCTCGCCGCCGTTGTGGTGGCCGCTCGGGTTGGCTCCTCCATCGCGGCCGAGCTTGGCACGATGAAGGTAACGGAGCAGATCGATGCGCTGCGTTCATTGGCCACGAACCCTGTCCAGTACCTCGTTGCCCCGCGCTTCATCGCATGCGTCACGATGCTTCCCGTGCTGGCGCTCTTCGGCATCGTGGTGGGCACGCTCGGCGGGTTCATCGTCGCTCAGACCGAGGGTATCGGCCGGCAGGAATATTTCGACTCCGTCCTGCAATATGTCAGCGTCTCGGACGTGGTGATCGGCGTCCTGAAGACCACCGTTTTCGGGGCGATCATCGCGATCGTATCATGCCATCAGGGCCTGACGACCTCAGGCGGAGCGAGCGGAGTCGGAAGAGCGACGACGCGCAGCGTGGTGCTTTGCATCGTGCTCATCTACGCGGCGGACTTCGCAATCGTCCGGCTGCTTGTAGGAACGATCCAGTAG
- a CDS encoding phosphodiester glycosidase family protein → MRRPRLSLWLLALCLPAAASQTTRVSVAHGVELTQIVISAAEPGGPELIHVLSVKPAEHGIRMEASLGGGTVEEPGGGMEAVNHQVLRTGALAGINADFFPYTGDPLGLEIHNGELVSEPANGCGAFGLTIGGKTVFGRPVFEAEVTAEDGARVALNGLNRKQGDGELILFAPVYGERTPDKAATVAVLEASKPTPRAGSIMDAVVTALSDEAGAVAIPKKGLVLTGTGAAAGWLKSHAASGKRIRIRTDIVDGGKDWAAVREAVSGRPIILSAGKEDLELEREHVAADFSTTRHPRSAVGVKNDGTVLIVAVDGRQALSRGMSLPELAAAMKGLGAVDALNLDGGGSTCLSVRGLVINCPSDGQVRKVADALLVFDDSLKITPGGSLDARGGEPSDLPSDGSRQNVAHPAGLKAGLWGTLNGGAFVGQDAGLYGYKPGRATVAAMDPAGKVVLNRTYNVLPGPAGKMLLAWNEGTLRITIRDVNNNPVKGQEIILTKPGGTQTEVATGADGRADVPKGWLKDEKEAVTLVSGVLTRTWPAPTT, encoded by the coding sequence ATGCGAAGACCCCGTCTGTCACTCTGGCTGCTAGCGCTCTGTCTGCCCGCCGCAGCGTCGCAGACGACTCGGGTGAGCGTTGCGCACGGAGTGGAATTGACACAGATTGTCATCTCCGCGGCGGAGCCGGGTGGCCCGGAATTGATCCATGTGCTGTCCGTCAAACCGGCCGAGCATGGCATCCGTATGGAAGCATCGCTGGGCGGCGGCACGGTGGAAGAGCCCGGCGGCGGGATGGAGGCGGTGAACCATCAGGTGCTCCGCACGGGGGCGCTGGCAGGGATCAACGCGGATTTCTTCCCGTACACGGGTGACCCGCTGGGCCTGGAAATCCACAACGGCGAACTCGTCAGCGAACCCGCGAACGGGTGCGGCGCTTTCGGACTGACCATCGGGGGAAAGACGGTCTTCGGCCGTCCCGTGTTCGAGGCGGAGGTGACGGCGGAAGACGGCGCCAGGGTCGCGCTTAACGGCCTGAACCGCAAGCAGGGGGACGGTGAGCTCATCCTGTTTGCTCCTGTCTATGGTGAGAGGACCCCGGATAAGGCCGCGACCGTTGCCGTGCTGGAGGCTTCGAAGCCCACGCCCCGCGCAGGCTCAATAATGGATGCCGTGGTGACGGCACTGAGCGATGAAGCGGGCGCGGTTGCAATCCCCAAAAAGGGCCTGGTCCTGACTGGTACCGGCGCGGCCGCGGGTTGGCTGAAATCCCACGCGGCATCCGGCAAGCGGATCAGAATTCGCACCGATATTGTGGACGGTGGAAAGGACTGGGCGGCCGTTCGCGAAGCCGTTTCCGGCCGGCCGATCATCCTGTCCGCTGGCAAGGAAGACTTGGAGCTGGAACGCGAGCACGTGGCTGCGGATTTCAGCACCACGCGGCACCCGCGAAGCGCCGTGGGGGTGAAGAACGACGGCACCGTGCTGATCGTTGCGGTGGATGGCAGGCAGGCGTTGAGCCGGGGTATGAGCCTTCCGGAACTTGCCGCAGCCATGAAGGGCCTCGGCGCGGTAGACGCGCTGAACCTGGACGGCGGCGGATCGACGTGTTTGAGCGTGCGCGGCCTGGTCATCAACTGCCCATCCGATGGGCAGGTGCGAAAGGTGGCGGATGCGCTGCTGGTGTTCGACGATTCCCTCAAGATCACCCCGGGCGGATCCCTTGACGCGAGGGGTGGCGAGCCCTCGGACCTCCCGTCGGACGGTTCCCGACAGAACGTGGCCCATCCCGCGGGACTAAAGGCCGGTCTCTGGGGTACTCTCAATGGCGGAGCGTTTGTGGGGCAGGACGCAGGCTTGTACGGCTACAAGCCGGGCCGCGCAACCGTCGCCGCAATGGACCCGGCCGGCAAGGTGGTCCTGAACCGCACGTACAACGTGTTGCCCGGCCCCGCCGGCAAGATGCTGCTTGCCTGGAACGAGGGCACGCTCCGAATCACGATCCGTGACGTGAATAACAATCCCGTGAAGGGGCAGGAGATCATACTGACGAAGCCCGGCGGCACGCAAACAGAAGTGGCGACCGGCGCGGACGGCCGCGCCGACGTGCCGAAGGGCTGGCTGAAAGACGAAAAGGAAGCGGTCACGCTGGTGAGCGGTGTGCTGACCCGAACGTGGCCCGCGCCGACGACCTGA
- a CDS encoding GGDEF domain-containing protein gives MRTVRDVMTAHTVSARPTTPVHNAVLLMRTHSLCAMAVIDDGQVVGVVDAATLFMYQPDIMLRDIMGPSVSVDAEATLSTAASLMRAHGLAELPVVDSDLCGTVKAVDLLGAWAMPVDPLTGLPWQDSFRLRSSTALASGEELTLLFFDLDDFGALNKKHGHIVGDRALKAVAHAIRSALDTKLDIGCRFGGDEFVVSTTRPRAEAVEWAASVRREIQALVVEGLEGGVGVSVGIAGGLRHGDRPGTHGPATLDDLINRASQASTVAKATPSHIMSLDKDVPHATPRPQEPAFEPRAARIRIRGIQADVEGARMQASVRLELKGVLYNGLHEGASDDAPATIAEAAAKALSGFLPAAHAIHPSSVKLHTLDDGSKVVMAMVRMDSPHGRQNLVGVADASTDPHHAVVKAILDAVNRPLEAITLLSAPELIASPSVQTAASRN, from the coding sequence TTGAGAACAGTACGAGACGTGATGACGGCGCACACTGTTAGCGCCCGCCCCACAACCCCGGTACATAACGCCGTGCTGCTGATGCGAACCCATTCGCTCTGCGCCATGGCAGTCATCGACGACGGCCAGGTAGTCGGAGTCGTGGACGCGGCCACGTTGTTCATGTACCAGCCGGACATTATGCTCCGGGACATTATGGGGCCAAGCGTCAGCGTCGATGCCGAGGCAACCCTCTCCACCGCCGCCTCTCTCATGCGCGCACACGGTCTCGCTGAGCTCCCGGTCGTAGATAGCGATCTGTGCGGCACCGTCAAGGCGGTTGACCTGCTCGGCGCATGGGCGATGCCGGTCGATCCGCTCACCGGGCTTCCCTGGCAGGACTCTTTCCGGCTCCGGTCGTCAACCGCATTGGCATCCGGCGAGGAACTGACTCTGCTCTTCTTCGATCTCGATGATTTCGGGGCTCTGAACAAGAAGCACGGACACATCGTCGGCGACCGCGCCCTCAAGGCCGTCGCGCACGCCATCCGGTCTGCGCTGGACACCAAGCTTGACATCGGATGCCGTTTCGGCGGCGATGAATTCGTGGTCAGCACGACCCGCCCGCGCGCGGAGGCAGTCGAATGGGCGGCTTCGGTCCGCCGCGAAATCCAGGCTCTTGTCGTCGAAGGACTCGAAGGCGGAGTGGGCGTCAGCGTAGGGATCGCCGGCGGCCTGCGTCACGGCGACCGGCCCGGCACCCACGGTCCCGCAACCCTCGATGACCTCATTAACCGTGCCAGCCAGGCATCTACCGTGGCGAAAGCCACGCCGTCCCACATCATGAGCCTGGACAAGGACGTCCCGCACGCCACGCCACGCCCGCAGGAACCGGCCTTCGAGCCCCGCGCGGCGCGCATCCGCATCCGCGGGATACAGGCGGATGTCGAAGGCGCCAGGATGCAGGCGTCGGTCCGCCTTGAACTGAAGGGCGTCCTGTACAACGGCCTGCACGAGGGCGCGTCCGACGACGCCCCGGCCACTATTGCGGAAGCCGCCGCCAAAGCCCTCAGCGGCTTCCTTCCAGCCGCCCACGCCATCCATCCCTCCTCCGTGAAACTGCATACACTGGACGACGGCAGCAAAGTGGTGATGGCGATGGTCCGTATGGACAGCCCGCACGGCCGCCAGAACCTCGTCGGCGTGGCCGATGCTTCAACGGACCCGCACCACGCGGTCGTGAAAGCCATCCTGGATGCCGTGAACCGTCCGCTGGAGGCCATCACGCTCCTGTCCGCCCCCGAACTCATCGCATCCCCATCGGTCCAAACAGCCGCCTCCCGAAACTAG